Proteins encoded in a region of the Mercenaria mercenaria strain notata chromosome 1, MADL_Memer_1, whole genome shotgun sequence genome:
- the LOC123541420 gene encoding heat shock 70 kDa protein 12A-like yields MASKNLLIGAIDFGTTYSGWAFSFLHEYESDPTKASVKQWNSGSGTLTTEKTPTVALIDPDGKTLTAFGYDAENKYKDLTDTGGYENYFFFRRFKMALHKKLGEKLDRHLTLEDEMGRSLLAVDVFSLSIQYLMKDMMKVVNSRLSGNFTQSDIRWVLTVPAIWTDGAKQFMREAAVQAGIDNDMLSIALEPEAASLFCRHLSVESTVDQKGVSVSQFTAGTRYLVLDAGGGTIDTTVHEVGVDGTIKEIRAADGGGWGGIMVDREFKNLLVDIFGTETYNAFKKSETEDWLDLWRDFEVKKRSVDPNKDSRINMKLPLSLINMYEEKRKSKLAIAIDASKYGKSISFAGDKMKCLPTVFQVLFNNSIDSTISLVKSLVMGANIKAILMVGGYSESPMLQEAVKSSFPELDIIIPIGASSTILRGALVYGHNPKAISERKLRYTYGVKTSHEFKKGEHPESKRKTYDTGDRCKDIFSKHVEKNEVVKVGEPQTRQSYHPVKRNQTSVTFPIYATEQRNPTYTDEVGCKHLGNVKIEIPSSSADPTTRNVWVSLTFSGTETIVDAEDEMSGKKVKASVNFLG; encoded by the exons ATG GCGTCAAAGAATCTATTGATAGGGGCGATTGACTTTGGAACTACGTACTCGGGATGGGCGTTCTCATTTTTACACGAGTATGAGTCTGATCCTACTAAAGCTTCTGTAAAGCAATGGAATTCCGGTTCCGGTACACTTACAACAGAAAAAACGCCGACTGTTGCCCTCATTGACCCGGATGGGAAAACATTGACAGCATTCGGATACGATGCCGAAAACAAGTACAAAGACTTGACAGACACAGGCGgatatgaaaattatttcttcTTCCGCAGATTCAAAATGGCGCTCCATAAAAAGTTGGGAGag AAACTTGATCGTCATTTGACCTTAGAAGACGAGATGGGTCGTTCCTTGCTTGCAGTTGATGTGTTTTCTTTATCAATACAATACCTAATGAAAGATATGATGAAGGTCGTAAATTCCCGGCTCTCGGGTAATTTCACGCAGTCGGACATTCGTTGGGTGCTTACCGTCCCTGCTATCTGGACAGATGGGGCTAAACAATTTATGAGAGAAGCAGCTGTACAG GCTGGAATTGACAACGATATGTTATCTATCGCACTGGAGCCAGAGGCTGCTTCACTGTTCTGTCGACATTTGTCTGTAGAATCTACCGTTGATCAGAAGGGTGTGTCGGtatctcagtttacagctggcACAAGATACCTCGTGTTAGACGCTGGCG GGGGAACAATCGACACAACAGTACATGAAGTTGGAGTAGACGGGACGATAAAAGAGATACGTGCGGCCGACGGGGGAGGATGGGGTGGGATTATGGTCGACAGGGAATTCAAAAACCTGTTGGTTGATATATTTGGTACGGAAACATATAATGCCTTTAAGAAGTCTGAAACAGAAGACTGGTTAGATCTGTGGCGTGATTTCGAAGTCAAAAAGAGATCAGTTGATCCAAATAAGGATTCGAGGATAAACATGAAGCTACCTTTGTCACTTATTAACATGTATGAAGAGAAGCGTAAGAGCAAACTTGCTATAGCAATAGATGCATCAAAGTATGGAAAGTCCATCAGTTTTGCCGgtgataaaatgaaatgtttgccCACTGTTTTTCAAGTGTTATTTAACAATTCCATTGACAGTACAATTAGTCTTGTTAAATCTCTGGTAATGGGAGCCAACATTAAAGCCATCCTGATGGTCGGTGGTTATTCGGAATCTCCAATGCTGCAGGAAGCTGTAAAGTCTTCCTTTCCAGAACTAGATATTATAATACCGATTGGAGCCTCGTCTACCATACTTAGGGGAGCACTTGTCTATGGACATAATCCAAAAGCTATCTCGGAACGTAAGCTTAGGTACACATATGGTGTGAAAACATCCCACGAGTTCAAAAAGGGTGAACATCCAGAGAGCAAGCGTAAAACGTACGACACTGGAGACCGTTGTAAAGATATCTTTTCCAAGCATGTGGAAAAGAATGAAGTCGTTAAAGTCGGAGAACCGCAAACAAGACAGTCATATCATCCAGTTAAACGCAATCAGACAAGCGTAACATTTCCAATATATGCGACCGAGCAAAGGAATCCAACATACACAGACGAAGTCGGCTGCAAGCATCTTGGCAATGTTAAAATTGAGATACCGAGTTCAAGCGCAGATCCAACCACTCGCAATGTATGGGTTTCACTTACATTTAGCGGAACGGAGACAATTGTTGATGCGGAGGATGAAATGTCAGGCAAAAAGGTCAAAGCATCTGTAAACTTTTTAGGCTGA